A genomic region of Streptomyces sp. R33 contains the following coding sequences:
- a CDS encoding nuclear transport factor 2 family protein, translating to MTDHPHIGVFRRAMEAFSSGDMEVLAEVFHPEVVWHNGGQGPLSGDFHGREATFEMFARDFGISGGTYRPQLHDVLANDAHTVALLHATASREGKQLDMDYVIVFHISDGRIVEGWELWADQATYDEFWS from the coding sequence ATGACCGACCACCCGCACATCGGTGTGTTCCGGCGCGCTATGGAGGCTTTCTCATCAGGCGACATGGAAGTGCTGGCGGAGGTTTTCCACCCCGAGGTCGTCTGGCACAACGGGGGGCAGGGGCCACTGTCGGGGGACTTTCACGGCCGCGAAGCCACATTCGAGATGTTCGCTCGGGACTTCGGGATTTCGGGTGGCACCTACCGCCCTCAGCTCCACGACGTTCTCGCCAACGATGCCCATACAGTCGCCCTGCTCCATGCCACAGCGTCGCGCGAGGGCAAGCAGCTCGACATGGACTACGTCATTGTCTTCCACATCAGCGACGGCAGGATCGTCGAAGGGTGGGAGCTCTGGGCCGACCAGGCAACATACGACGAGTTCTGGTCGTAG